A region of Syngnathoides biaculeatus isolate LvHL_M chromosome 20, ASM1980259v1, whole genome shotgun sequence DNA encodes the following proteins:
- the LOC133493683 gene encoding G1/S-specific cyclin-D2-like has protein sequence MDLYCMESVAVVKAQTDATVLHDDRVLQSLLTVEDRYLPQCSYFQRVQKDIQPYMRRVVAGWMLEVCEAESSEEDIFPLAINYMDRFLAVVPTRKNYLQLLGAVCMFLASKLKDSRPISAEKLCMYTDNSISPLELRDWELVVLGKLKWNMAAVTPNDFVEHIVRRLPIPDNKLPMVRKHTQTFIALCATDDRLAMNPPSMIASGSTGAAVCGLQLHHADQRLTRDNLTDLLAKITNTEVDCLRACQEQIERVLAASLQQENRSSGANKSREQQQDQSSTPTDVRDVNL, from the exons ATGGATCTCTACTGCATGGAGTCGGTGGCCGTGGTGAAAGCCCAGACGGACGCGACCGTCCTCCACGACGACCGGGTCCTGCAAAGCCTGCTGACCGTGGAGGACCGCTACCTGCCGCAGTGCTCCTACTTCCAGCGCGTCCAGAAGGATATTCAGCCGTACATGAGGCGAGTCGTCGCGGGCTGGATGCTCGAG GTGTGTGAGGCAGAAAGCAGCGAGGAGGACATCTTCCCGCTGGCCATCAATTATATGGACCGATTCCTTGCCGTGGTGCCCACCAGGAAGAATTACCTGCAGCTGCTGGGCGCCGTGTGCATGTTCCTGGCGTCCAAGCTGAAGGACAGCAGGCCCATCTCCGCCGAGAAGCTCTGCATGTACACGGACAACTCCATCTCGCCGCTGGAGCTGCGG GACTGGGAGCTCGTGGTGCTGGGCAAGCTGAAGTGGAACATGGCCGCCGTCACCCCCAACGACTTTGTGGAGCACATCGTGCGCCGGCTGCCCATCCCGGACAACAAGCTGCCGATGGTCCGCAAACACACGCAGACCTTCATCGCCCTGTGCGCGacag ACGACCGCCTCGCCATGAACCCCCCCTCCATGATCGCCAGCGGCAGCACGGGGGCCGCCGTCTGCGGCCTGCAGCTGCACCACGCCGACCAGCGGCTGACCAGAGACAACCTGACGGACCTCCTGGCCAAGATCACCAACACAGAAGTG GACTGTCTGCGCGCGTGCCAGGAACAGATCGAGCGCGTCCTGGCTGCCAGCCTGCAGCAGGAGAACCGCTCCAGCGGCGCCAACAAGTCCAGGGAGCAGCAGCAGGACCAGTCCAGCACCCCTACGGACGTGCGCGATGTCAACTTGTGA